In Providencia rettgeri, the following proteins share a genomic window:
- the metI gene encoding methionine ABC transporter permease MetI — protein MSERMIYLLINGTIDTITMTFVSGFLGFVLGLPLGVLLYITRKDQVMENVGLYRALAVVVNIFRSVPFIILLVWIIPLTSFLVGTTIGLKAAIVPLTIGAAPFIARMVENALLEIPSGLIESARAMGATPLQIIRKILIPEALPSLINAATITLIMLVGYSAMGGAVGAGGLGQIALQYGYQTYNPVVMNTVIVLLVILVNLIQFGGEYLMKKVSHR, from the coding sequence ATGTCTGAGAGAATGATTTATCTGCTGATTAACGGCACAATTGACACTATCACAATGACCTTTGTTTCCGGCTTTTTGGGTTTTGTTTTAGGTTTACCATTAGGTGTATTGCTCTATATTACACGCAAAGACCAGGTCATGGAAAATGTAGGGTTATATCGAGCTCTTGCCGTTGTCGTAAATATTTTCCGTTCAGTGCCATTTATTATTTTACTGGTTTGGATTATTCCATTAACTTCGTTTCTTGTTGGGACGACTATTGGCTTAAAAGCGGCAATCGTTCCTTTAACAATTGGCGCTGCACCATTTATCGCTCGTATGGTTGAAAATGCGTTATTAGAAATTCCAAGCGGTTTAATTGAATCAGCCCGTGCGATGGGTGCAACTCCTCTTCAGATTATTCGTAAGATTTTGATCCCAGAAGCATTGCCAAGTTTAATTAATGCAGCCACTATCACGTTAATTATGTTAGTCGGATATTCTGCAATGGGTGGCGCTGTTGGTGCCGGTGGTTTAGGTCAAATCGCACTACAATATGGCTATCAGACCTATAACCCTGTAGTGATGAATACCGTTATTGTTCTCCTCGTCATTTTAGTAAACCTTATTCAGTTTGGTGGCGAGTATTTAATGAAAAAAGTTTCACATCGATAG
- the rcsF gene encoding Rcs stress response system protein RcsF, whose translation MRLLLLTLVTFVLAGCGINQYTSPGQNKGFTSMKLSKPVPKVAEPDTANVKLMNSPEELLGMPFKDLGVVSGESCRESVQSPPANLNTAKKSMLSQAAYIAADAVLLHQCQTMTSPGCYQATICEGSALQIVE comes from the coding sequence ATGAGACTGTTATTGCTCACTTTGGTAACATTTGTGTTAGCCGGGTGTGGAATTAACCAATACACGAGTCCAGGGCAAAATAAAGGTTTCACTAGTATGAAATTGTCTAAACCTGTACCGAAAGTAGCAGAGCCAGACACAGCAAACGTTAAATTAATGAACAGCCCAGAAGAGTTATTAGGGATGCCTTTCAAAGATTTGGGTGTTGTCTCCGGTGAATCTTGTCGAGAAAGCGTTCAAAGCCCTCCGGCAAATTTAAATACCGCAAAAAAAAGCATGTTATCACAAGCTGCCTATATTGCTGCTGATGCCGTACTTTTACATCAGTGCCAAACTATGACCTCTCCGGGTTGCTATCAGGCAACAATTTGTGAAGGCAGCGCATTACAAATTGTTGAATAA
- the chbG gene encoding chitin disaccharide deacetylase, which produces MAVLLIVNADDFGLCEAVNYGIIESHRNGVVHSTSAMMNMPAISHAAKLSQENPNLAVGMHFVLTAGKPFSSMPTLSRGGMLGKWLWDIDINDLPLVEIEQELNLQYQKFIEIFGRKPSHIDSHHHIHMIEGIFPIVVAFAQEKGVALRVDRQLEKNWPPLSYQVASTDCFSSEFYGDEISEALFLKIINEAKAQGNNSIEVMSHPAFIDNELLKSNYAYPRLNELEVLTSERLKSQILVDGFKIGSYRDI; this is translated from the coding sequence ATGGCTGTATTACTTATTGTGAATGCCGATGATTTTGGACTTTGTGAAGCGGTTAATTACGGCATTATCGAATCTCATCGTAATGGAGTTGTTCATTCGACTAGCGCGATGATGAATATGCCCGCAATATCCCATGCGGCTAAATTAAGCCAAGAAAATCCGAATTTAGCTGTGGGTATGCATTTTGTTTTAACTGCGGGAAAGCCTTTCTCATCAATGCCGACACTTAGCCGTGGTGGGATGTTGGGCAAATGGCTCTGGGATATTGATATTAATGATTTACCATTGGTTGAAATTGAACAAGAGTTAAATCTGCAATATCAAAAATTTATCGAAATTTTTGGTCGAAAACCGAGCCATATTGATAGTCATCATCATATCCATATGATAGAAGGTATTTTTCCGATTGTTGTTGCTTTCGCCCAAGAAAAGGGCGTTGCATTGCGAGTTGACCGCCAATTAGAGAAAAATTGGCCGCCATTATCATATCAAGTGGCAAGCACTGACTGTTTCAGCAGTGAGTTTTATGGTGATGAAATTTCAGAAGCATTGTTTTTGAAGATTATTAATGAAGCTAAAGCACAAGGGAATAACTCTATTGAAGTTATGAGCCATCCTGCTTTTATTGATAATGAATTACTAAAAAGTAACTATGCTTATCCACGTTTAAATGAATTGGAAGTATTAACATCTGAGCGTTTAAAATCACAGATTTTGGTGGATGGTTTTAAGATTGGTTCGTACCGAGATATTTAA
- a CDS encoding MetQ/NlpA family lipoprotein codes for MSIKLKSIAVVGALLGTLILTGCGEKEKDANSIKVGVIMGKELEVAEVAQKVAKEKYGLNVELVSFNDFVLPNEALSKGDIDANAFQHKPYLDQQIKDRNYKLVPVGNTFIYPIAAYSKKIKSVDELADGSQIALPNDPTNLGRSLLLLQQQGLIKLKDGTGLMPTVLDVVENPKDLKFVELEAPQLPRALDDQKIALAIINTTWASSATPKLTPAKDGLFVEDKDSPYVNIIVAREDNKDNENVKKFIQAYQSDEVANKANEVFDGGAVKGW; via the coding sequence ATGTCTATTAAATTAAAATCTATCGCAGTTGTCGGCGCGCTATTAGGCACACTCATTCTCACTGGTTGTGGTGAAAAAGAGAAAGATGCCAACAGCATCAAAGTTGGTGTGATCATGGGCAAAGAATTAGAAGTTGCTGAAGTCGCACAAAAAGTTGCTAAAGAAAAGTATGGTTTAAATGTTGAGCTCGTTTCATTTAATGACTTCGTTTTACCTAATGAAGCGTTGAGTAAAGGCGATATCGATGCAAATGCATTCCAACACAAACCTTATCTTGATCAGCAAATTAAAGATCGTAATTATAAATTAGTCCCTGTCGGAAATACCTTTATTTATCCAATTGCGGCTTACTCTAAAAAAATCAAGTCGGTAGATGAACTCGCTGATGGTTCACAAATTGCGTTACCAAATGACCCAACTAACTTGGGCCGTTCATTACTGTTACTACAACAACAAGGTTTAATTAAATTAAAAGATGGTACTGGCTTAATGCCGACTGTTTTAGATGTGGTTGAAAACCCGAAAGACCTGAAATTTGTTGAGTTAGAAGCGCCTCAATTACCTCGTGCTTTAGATGACCAAAAAATTGCATTAGCGATTATCAATACAACTTGGGCAAGTAGTGCTACACCTAAATTAACCCCAGCAAAAGATGGTTTATTTGTTGAAGATAAAGATTCTCCATACGTAAATATTATTGTTGCTCGTGAAGATAATAAAGATAACGAAAATGTGAAGAAATTTATTCAAGCATATCAATCGGATGAAGTTGCAAATAAAGCAAATGAAGTCTTCGATGGTGGTGCAGTTAAAGGTTGGTAA
- the proS gene encoding proline--tRNA ligase translates to MRTSKYLLSTLKETPADAEVISHQLMLRAGMIRKLASGLYDWLPTGVRVLRKVETIVREEMENAGAIEVSLPVVQPADLWQESGRWEQYGPELLRFVDRGERPFVLGPTHEEVITDLVRNEITSYKQLPLNLFQIQTKFRDEVRPRFGVMRSREFIMKDAYSFHTSQESLQETYDAMYEAYSKIFTRIGFDFRAVQADTGSIGGSASHEFQVLAKNGEDDVIFSTESDYAANIEFAEALAPTTPRCAPTEEMRLVDTPNAKTIAELVEQFNLPVEKTIKTLIVHAKKDSGHSLVALLIRGDHELNEIKAEKHPLVASPLEFATEAEIRNAVNAGPGSLGPVNMPLPIVIDRSVAVMSDFGAGANIDGKHYFGINWERDLALPQAFDLRNVVEGDPSPDGKGVLQIKRGIEVGHIFQLGTKYSEAMKASVQNEDGHNQIVTMGCYGIGVTRIVAAAIEQSHDDRGIIWPDAIAPFQVAILPMNMHKSYRVKEVAEKLYADLKASGIDVIFDDRKERPGVMFADMELIGVPYTIVIGDRNLDNNQIEYKSRRSDDKELVGLENVISFLKGKLGK, encoded by the coding sequence ATGCGTACTAGCAAATATCTGCTCTCAACTCTAAAAGAGACCCCTGCGGATGCAGAAGTTATCAGCCATCAGCTGATGCTGCGTGCAGGAATGATCCGTAAACTTGCTTCTGGTCTGTATGACTGGTTACCCACTGGTGTGCGTGTTCTACGTAAAGTAGAAACCATCGTCCGTGAAGAAATGGAAAATGCAGGCGCTATAGAGGTATCTTTACCCGTCGTTCAACCTGCAGATTTATGGCAAGAAAGTGGTCGTTGGGAACAGTATGGTCCTGAATTGCTGCGTTTTGTTGATCGTGGTGAGCGCCCGTTTGTTCTCGGTCCGACTCATGAAGAAGTGATTACAGATTTAGTGCGTAACGAAATCACGTCTTACAAACAATTGCCATTGAATTTATTTCAAATTCAAACCAAATTCCGTGATGAAGTTCGCCCACGTTTTGGCGTGATGCGCTCGCGTGAATTTATTATGAAAGATGCGTACTCTTTCCACACTAGCCAAGAATCATTGCAAGAAACCTATGATGCGATGTACGAAGCCTACAGCAAAATTTTTACGCGTATTGGCTTTGATTTTCGTGCTGTTCAAGCTGACACTGGCTCTATCGGTGGTAGCGCATCCCACGAATTCCAAGTATTAGCGAAAAATGGTGAAGATGACGTCATTTTCTCTACTGAATCTGATTACGCAGCTAACATTGAATTTGCAGAAGCATTAGCACCAACAACACCACGTTGCGCTCCAACAGAAGAGATGCGCTTGGTGGATACGCCAAATGCAAAAACAATCGCAGAGCTTGTTGAACAATTCAATTTGCCTGTTGAAAAAACCATTAAGACATTGATTGTTCATGCGAAAAAGGATTCAGGCCATTCACTTGTCGCTTTGCTAATTCGAGGCGACCATGAGTTAAATGAAATCAAAGCAGAAAAACATCCTTTAGTCGCTAGCCCATTAGAATTTGCCACTGAAGCTGAAATTAGAAATGCGGTGAATGCAGGCCCTGGATCTTTAGGCCCTGTAAATATGCCACTGCCGATTGTTATCGACCGTAGCGTTGCAGTGATGAGCGACTTTGGTGCAGGTGCAAATATTGATGGAAAACACTATTTTGGTATCAACTGGGAACGTGATTTAGCATTACCACAAGCTTTTGATTTACGTAACGTAGTTGAAGGTGACCCAAGCCCAGACGGTAAAGGTGTACTGCAAATTAAACGCGGTATCGAAGTTGGTCATATATTCCAATTAGGCACTAAATATTCAGAAGCAATGAAAGCTTCAGTCCAGAATGAGGATGGACATAACCAAATAGTCACTATGGGCTGTTATGGCATCGGTGTAACGCGTATTGTTGCTGCTGCTATTGAACAAAGCCATGATGACCGCGGAATTATTTGGCCGGATGCAATTGCTCCGTTCCAAGTGGCTATTTTACCGATGAATATGCACAAATCTTATCGTGTTAAAGAAGTTGCAGAAAAACTTTATGCGGACCTAAAAGCAAGCGGTATTGATGTGATTTTCGATGACCGTAAAGAGCGCCCAGGCGTGATGTTTGCCGATATGGAGTTGATTGGTGTTCCATACACTATCGTTATCGGTGACCGCAACTTAGACAATAACCAAATTGAATATAAATCACGCCGTAGTGATGATAAAGAACTGGTTGGCCTAGAAAATGTCATTAGCTTCCTAAAAGGTAAGCTCGGTAAATAA
- the gmhB gene encoding D-glycero-beta-D-manno-heptose 1,7-bisphosphate 7-phosphatase, whose protein sequence is MSNGIPAVFLDRDGTINIDHGYVHKIDDFEFIEGSIEAMLELKKMGYALVIVTNQSGIGRGIYTEDQFMQLTEWMDWSLADRGIDLDGIYFCPHHTEATVEEYRQDCNCRKPKPGMLLDAQDFLKIDMASSIMVGDKLADMLAGKGANVGTTVLVKSGEPVTDEAINNADLVINSIAELPEALKRIKK, encoded by the coding sequence GTGAGTAACGGGATCCCAGCAGTCTTTTTAGATAGAGATGGAACAATTAATATCGATCATGGCTATGTGCATAAAATTGATGACTTCGAATTTATCGAAGGGTCAATTGAAGCAATGCTTGAATTAAAAAAGATGGGCTATGCATTAGTTATCGTAACCAACCAGTCAGGTATTGGTCGGGGAATTTATACAGAAGACCAGTTTATGCAACTAACAGAATGGATGGATTGGTCATTAGCAGATCGCGGTATTGACTTAGACGGTATTTATTTTTGCCCTCATCATACTGAAGCTACAGTAGAAGAATATCGCCAAGACTGTAATTGTCGTAAACCAAAACCTGGAATGCTATTAGATGCACAAGACTTTTTAAAGATAGATATGGCTTCATCCATTATGGTCGGTGACAAACTGGCTGATATGTTAGCAGGTAAAGGTGCTAACGTCGGTACGACCGTATTAGTAAAAAGTGGCGAGCCAGTCACAGATGAGGCAATTAATAATGCAGACCTTGTTATTAATAGTATTGCCGAACTGCCAGAAGCACTAAAAAGAATCAAAAAGTAG
- the tsaA gene encoding tRNA (N6-threonylcarbamoyladenosine(37)-N6)-methyltransferase TrmO, which yields MQSFQFNVIGHIESPYKEKFAIPRQPGLVQAGVGRLHLHSPFNDPNSVRGLNQFSHVWVLFVFHQTMENGWKPLVRPPRLGGNEKMGVFATRSTFRPNPIGMSLVELRGITIKNNQVILELGSLDLVDGTPVIDIKPYLPFAEAVSNATAGYAQDTPSDDMQVIFTPQLETELDVYQNQYPGIKQFISQVLMQDPRPAYKKQSTETRDYAVHLLDFNIRWRVIDGVTEVFAIEPCEKSR from the coding sequence ATGCAATCTTTTCAGTTTAATGTTATTGGGCACATTGAATCTCCGTATAAAGAAAAGTTTGCAATCCCTCGCCAACCTGGACTTGTTCAGGCTGGTGTGGGCCGCTTACATTTGCATTCGCCATTTAACGACCCTAATTCAGTACGAGGACTCAATCAATTTAGCCATGTGTGGGTTTTATTCGTTTTTCATCAAACGATGGAAAATGGTTGGAAACCACTCGTGCGTCCTCCAAGACTCGGGGGGAATGAAAAAATGGGTGTTTTTGCGACTCGTTCAACTTTTAGGCCAAACCCAATAGGTATGTCACTTGTTGAATTACGTGGAATAACAATCAAAAACAACCAGGTGATCCTTGAGCTTGGTAGCCTTGATTTAGTTGATGGCACCCCGGTTATCGATATAAAACCTTATTTACCTTTTGCTGAAGCAGTATCAAACGCAACCGCAGGATATGCACAAGACACACCTTCAGATGATATGCAGGTTATATTTACCCCACAACTAGAAACTGAATTAGATGTTTATCAAAATCAGTATCCGGGTATTAAACAATTTATTTCACAAGTCTTAATGCAAGACCCTCGCCCCGCATACAAAAAACAATCTACTGAAACACGTGACTATGCCGTTCATTTATTAGATTTTAATATTCGTTGGCGAGTAATTGATGGTGTGACTGAAGTATTCGCTATCGAACCATGCGAAAAATCACGTTAA
- the metN gene encoding methionine ABC transporter ATP-binding protein MetN translates to MIKLSNINKVFQQGSRNIQALTDISLHVPAGQIYGVIGASGAGKSTLIRCVNMLERPTSGQVIVDGQDLTSMTEKTLTRARRGIGMIFQHFNLLSSRTVFDNVALPLELDNTPKEKIRERVDELLDLVGLTEKKDAYPANLSGGQKQRVAIARALANSPKVLLCDEATSALDPATTRSILELLKDINRRLGLTILLITHEMDVVKRICDQVAVISGGQLIEQDKVSEVFSHPKTPVAQAFIQSTLVIDIPDDYKERLKTEPGKDSSPLLKLEFTGQSVDAPLISMAVRKFDIDINILSSQIDYAGGVKFGVMLAELHGINGGVESTIAFLKEHHVKVEVLGYV, encoded by the coding sequence ATGATAAAGCTCTCAAATATTAATAAAGTTTTCCAGCAAGGAAGCCGTAACATTCAAGCACTTACTGATATTAGCTTGCATGTGCCTGCTGGTCAGATCTATGGCGTTATTGGTGCTTCAGGTGCAGGTAAAAGTACGCTTATTCGTTGCGTAAATATGCTTGAGCGTCCAACTTCAGGCCAAGTTATTGTCGATGGACAAGATTTAACATCGATGACTGAAAAAACGTTGACGAGAGCACGTCGCGGCATTGGCATGATTTTCCAACATTTTAACCTGTTATCTTCACGTACTGTTTTTGATAACGTCGCTCTTCCTTTAGAACTAGATAATACGCCTAAAGAAAAAATTAGAGAGCGTGTGGATGAATTACTCGATTTGGTTGGGTTAACTGAAAAGAAAGATGCGTACCCAGCAAACCTTTCTGGCGGGCAAAAACAACGTGTTGCTATCGCTCGCGCATTAGCTAATTCGCCTAAAGTATTGCTCTGTGACGAGGCAACAAGTGCATTAGACCCCGCGACAACTCGTTCAATTTTAGAATTATTGAAAGATATTAACCGCCGATTAGGCCTAACTATCTTATTGATTACTCACGAAATGGATGTTGTAAAACGTATTTGTGACCAAGTTGCTGTAATCAGTGGTGGGCAATTAATCGAGCAAGACAAGGTGAGCGAAGTATTCTCTCACCCGAAAACACCTGTCGCTCAAGCGTTTATTCAATCAACATTAGTGATTGATATTCCAGATGATTATAAAGAACGATTAAAAACAGAGCCTGGTAAGGACTCATCACCATTACTCAAGCTTGAATTTACAGGGCAGTCTGTTGATGCGCCTTTAATTTCAATGGCTGTACGCAAGTTTGATATTGATATTAATATTTTAAGTTCACAAATTGACTACGCGGGTGGCGTAAAATTTGGGGTGATGTTAGCCGAGCTACATGGCATTAATGGTGGCGTTGAATCCACAATTGCATTTCTGAAAGAGCATCACGTGAAAGTAGAGGTTTTGGGTTATGTCTGA
- a CDS encoding 6-phospho-beta-glucosidase, with translation MTQKQKLKVVTIGGGSSYTPELLEGFIKRYHELPITELWLVDVEEGKEKLDIIYNLCERMVKHANIPLKIFKTLDRREALKDADFVTTQLRVGQLKARELDESIPLKHGYLGQETNGAGGLFKGLRTIPVIFDIIKDVEEICPNAWVINFTNPAGMVTEAVYRHTNFKRFIGVCNIPIGMKMFITDVLKLSNSDELSIDLFGLNHMVFIKDVIVNGSSRFNELLEGIASGTLSANSVKNITDLAFDEGLIRGLNLIPCSYLLYYFKPKEMLAIELGEYYKGGARAQIVQKVEHQLFELYKNPTLDVKPKELELRGGAYYSDAACEVINAIYNDKQTEHYVNIPHHGHIGNIPEDWTVEMTCILGHDGAKPHPRVKHFDDKVLGLIYTLKNFEVATSKAAVNGQFNDVLLAMNLNPLIHSDNDARLISKELLIAHKKYLPNFAKAIQQLEQEG, from the coding sequence ATGACTCAGAAACAGAAATTAAAAGTTGTCACTATTGGCGGAGGGAGTAGCTACACTCCTGAATTACTGGAAGGTTTTATTAAACGTTACCATGAATTACCTATTACTGAATTGTGGTTAGTGGATGTTGAAGAAGGTAAAGAAAAATTAGATATTATCTATAATTTATGCGAGCGAATGGTTAAACATGCCAATATACCACTCAAAATATTTAAAACGCTTGATAGGCGAGAAGCATTAAAAGACGCTGATTTTGTCACAACTCAATTAAGAGTTGGGCAATTAAAAGCACGTGAATTAGATGAATCAATCCCCTTAAAACATGGTTATTTAGGACAAGAAACCAATGGTGCTGGTGGATTATTTAAAGGGCTACGAACTATACCTGTAATTTTTGACATTATTAAAGATGTCGAAGAGATTTGCCCTAACGCATGGGTAATTAATTTTACCAACCCAGCAGGGATGGTAACTGAGGCGGTATATCGCCATACCAACTTCAAACGTTTTATTGGTGTTTGTAATATCCCAATCGGTATGAAAATGTTTATTACCGATGTTTTAAAATTATCCAATAGTGATGAATTATCTATCGATTTATTTGGTTTAAACCATATGGTTTTTATCAAAGATGTTATTGTAAATGGTTCATCGCGATTTAATGAATTATTAGAGGGTATTGCCTCTGGAACGTTAAGTGCAAATTCAGTTAAAAATATTACTGACCTTGCTTTTGATGAAGGGTTAATTCGAGGGTTAAATCTGATCCCGTGTTCCTATTTATTGTATTACTTTAAACCAAAGGAAATGCTAGCGATTGAGCTTGGTGAGTATTATAAAGGTGGTGCTAGGGCACAGATTGTACAAAAAGTTGAGCACCAATTATTTGAACTATATAAAAACCCAACATTAGATGTAAAACCTAAAGAGCTTGAATTACGAGGTGGAGCTTATTATTCAGATGCGGCTTGTGAAGTCATCAATGCGATATACAATGACAAACAAACTGAGCACTACGTTAATATTCCACATCATGGACATATTGGTAATATCCCTGAAGACTGGACAGTCGAAATGACATGCATATTAGGTCATGATGGTGCAAAACCGCATCCACGTGTAAAACATTTTGATGATAAAGTCCTTGGCTTAATTTATACCTTAAAAAATTTTGAAGTTGCGACTAGCAAAGCCGCAGTAAATGGCCAGTTTAATGATGTGTTACTGGCGATGAATTTAAACCCATTGATTCACTCAGATAACGATGCGCGTTTAATTTCTAAGGAATTACTTATCGCCCATAAAAAATATCTACCGAACTTTGCTAAAGCAATACAACAGCTTGAGCAAGAAGGTTAA